A single genomic interval of Capricornis sumatraensis isolate serow.1 unplaced genomic scaffold, serow.2 scaffold13, whole genome shotgun sequence harbors:
- the LOC138072366 gene encoding mRNA decay activator protein ZFP36L3-like, with protein MGATGVLGSTEALGANLVLHAADVSGDAFAMGTTFSASVTGVAGVSGSAFVLSATGGMGATLALGAAGVSGATLALDATLVLGTAVVSGVVGAKGVLGVTHATGVSGATIILAATSVSDAPLGATLVLVSAGVSGDTLAMGHAFAAGVRDVAGVSSAAFVLGATGGMGATLTLGVSGVSHATLALGAALAASDMDATGSSGASLELVAASVLGVSLPWVLLLPQLSLVRLVPWVLLLS; from the exons ATGGGTGCCACTGGTGTCTTGGGTTCCACTGAAGCCCTGGGTGCCAATCTTGTCCTGCATGCTGCTGATGTCTCAGGTGACGCTTTTGCCATGGGTACCACATTTTCTGCAAGTGTAACAGGTGTGGCTGGTGTCTCTGGTTCCGCTTTTGTTCTTAGTGCCACAGGTGGCATGGGTGCCACTCTTGCCCTGGGTGCTGCTGGTGTCTCTGGTGCCACTCTAGCCCTGGATGCCACTCTTGTCCTGGGTACTGCTGTTGTCTCAG GTGTCGTGGGTGCCAAGGGTGTCTTGGGTGTAACGCATGCCACTGGTGTCTCGGGTGCTACTATTATCCTGGCTGCCACTAGTGTCTCGGATGCCC CCCTGGGTGCCACTCTTGTCCTGGTTTCTGCTGGTGTCTCGGGTGACACTCTTGCCATGGGTCACGCATTTGCCGCGGGTGTCAGGGATGTGGCTGGTGTCTCTAGTGCCGCTTTTGTCCTCGGTGCCACAGGTGGAATGGGTGCTACTCTCACCCTGGGTGTCTCTGGTGTCTCTCATGCCACTCTAGCCCTGGGTGCCGCTCTTGCCGCAAGTGACATGGATGCCACTGGTAGCTCAGGTGCTTCTCTTGAGCTGGTTGCTGCTAGTGTCTTGGGTGTCAGTCTACCCTGGGTGCTGCTCTTGCCGCAATTGTCACTGGTGAGGCTGGTACCTTGGGTGCTGCTCTTGAGCTGA